A genomic window from Bdellovibrio sp. SKB1291214 includes:
- a CDS encoding FecR domain-containing protein → MQRLGKTEKTIFGVAVLVLLLFSYFLYDDSLLFPKGNQSEMELIGNVATSQNDVRRKNLDTFSWLPANREDKIFDNDSIYTGDRSEAQIRLQDGTVIRIAPNSLITLNMKNGQMSLDLRYGNLVGDITQGSQIKIKSGAEEFNLDGGGKIEFKKSHSGNVDLRLLAGKVNYQDKKVRKSLDKEQPIAVSPQGVKSLVKPTVELLTANNTTYVRENPDDKMPFNWRGRGNIARFEMEVSPTADFNNVAVVKTTTDGKIEIADPLEPGPYFWRVKAYDRNGEVGTSETRQVTLLHLNVPVITSPNQNANFQMELEVDDPSQLAISTEVRWSADSLLKTYRWQISQDEKFEKVLREGNSYVQNILTPRLPSGEYWVRVNGTTQDKKVSSWSAAVPFKIQVTAKKEPIPESPTLVAKDIKFRIPRPTERRPASEMAPKLEWTPVSKTRGYRVQVSKDLNFQNPQQFDVSDTATLWSQMDKGQSYYRVYAISPKGQLSPPSETGSIFVEEMRPAITAPTLMEPFNNMSIFLQTQQEPFIWLEWKKVAGATGYTVEVSDKEDFSNILYTSTLANNRYLIKSKVPLGKIYWRVRAEAKGDIPSDWASKREFTVYHQKNETFVK, encoded by the coding sequence ATGCAACGTTTAGGTAAAACAGAGAAAACGATATTTGGCGTGGCCGTGTTGGTACTGCTGTTGTTCTCGTACTTCTTGTACGACGACTCTCTTCTATTCCCTAAAGGCAATCAAAGTGAAATGGAACTGATAGGTAACGTAGCGACTTCGCAAAACGACGTCCGCAGAAAAAACCTAGATACATTCAGTTGGTTACCCGCAAACCGCGAAGACAAAATCTTTGATAATGATTCCATTTACACCGGCGACCGTTCTGAAGCGCAAATCCGTCTGCAAGATGGCACTGTCATTCGTATCGCTCCAAACTCACTGATCACTCTTAACATGAAGAACGGTCAGATGTCCCTGGACCTGCGTTACGGTAATTTAGTGGGTGATATCACTCAAGGTTCACAAATTAAAATCAAATCCGGCGCCGAAGAATTCAATCTGGATGGTGGCGGTAAAATCGAGTTCAAAAAATCTCACTCCGGCAACGTCGACCTACGTCTGTTAGCCGGTAAGGTAAACTATCAAGATAAAAAAGTTCGTAAGTCATTGGATAAAGAGCAACCCATTGCTGTTTCCCCGCAAGGTGTAAAATCTCTTGTGAAACCCACGGTCGAGTTGCTGACTGCCAATAACACCACCTATGTTCGCGAAAATCCTGACGACAAAATGCCGTTCAACTGGCGTGGTCGCGGCAACATCGCTCGCTTTGAAATGGAAGTTTCGCCGACTGCTGACTTTAATAACGTCGCGGTTGTAAAAACAACCACTGACGGAAAAATTGAAATCGCAGACCCCTTGGAGCCAGGTCCCTATTTCTGGCGGGTCAAAGCCTATGATCGCAATGGTGAGGTGGGAACTTCTGAAACTCGTCAAGTGACTCTTTTGCACTTGAACGTTCCAGTGATCACGTCGCCTAATCAGAATGCTAATTTTCAGATGGAACTTGAAGTAGACGACCCTTCTCAACTTGCGATCTCTACTGAGGTTCGTTGGTCGGCAGACTCCTTACTTAAAACATATCGCTGGCAAATTTCTCAGGACGAAAAGTTCGAAAAAGTTTTACGTGAAGGAAACTCTTACGTGCAAAACATCCTAACCCCTCGCTTGCCGTCCGGCGAATATTGGGTGCGCGTCAATGGAACGACTCAAGACAAAAAAGTGTCTTCTTGGTCGGCAGCAGTTCCATTTAAAATTCAAGTCACAGCAAAAAAAGAACCAATTCCAGAAAGTCCCACATTGGTTGCAAAGGATATCAAGTTCCGCATCCCTCGCCCTACAGAGCGCAGACCCGCTAGCGAGATGGCTCCGAAATTGGAATGGACACCTGTTTCAAAAACTCGTGGCTATCGTGTGCAAGTATCTAAGGACTTGAATTTCCAAAATCCACAACAGTTCGACGTGTCGGACACCGCCACTTTGTGGTCACAAATGGATAAAGGTCAAAGTTATTACCGCGTTTATGCAATCAGCCCTAAGGGTCAACTAAGTCCTCCAAGTGAAACGGGCAGCATCTTTGTTGAAGAAATGAGACCAGCTATCACCGCTCCTACTTTGATGGAGCCATTTAACAACATGTCGATCTTCTTGCAAACTCAGCAAGAGCCGTTCATCTGGCTTGAATGGAAAAAAGTTGCCGGTGCTACAGGATACACAGTGGAAGTTTCTGACAAAGAAGACTTCTCGAATATTCTTTACACCTCAACTTTGGCGAACAATCGTTACTTGATTAAGAGCAAAGTTCCACTGGGCAAAATCTATTGGCGCGTCCGTGCGGAAGCCAAGGGAGATATCCCTTCTGATTGGGCGAGTAAACGAGAGTTCACAGTCTATCATCAGAAAAACGAAACGTTTGTAAAGTAA